The following are from one region of the Chloracidobacterium sp. genome:
- a CDS encoding HigA family addiction module antidote protein, whose protein sequence is MRMKNPPHPGEIIRDFHIEPLGLTVTEAAKGLGVSRFTLSSLLNGKQGISPEMAYRLSKYFGPTPESWLGMQMEYDLAQIREKGEALPVIPYQQPEAVPA, encoded by the coding sequence ATGCGAATGAAAAACCCGCCTCATCCTGGGGAAATTATTAGAGACTTTCACATAGAGCCACTGGGCCTAACCGTGACCGAAGCAGCAAAGGGGTTGGGCGTCAGTCGTTTTACCTTATCATCGTTGCTGAACGGCAAGCAAGGGATTAGCCCAGAGATGGCTTACCGCTTGTCAAAGTATTTTGGACCCACACCGGAAAGTTGGCTTGGGATGCAAATGGAGTACGATCTAGCGCAAATCAGAGAGAAGGGTGAAGCCTTGCCGGTGATACCCTATCAGCAACCGGAGGCTGTACCGGCTTAA